The Mesorhizobium sp. M1D.F.Ca.ET.043.01.1.1 genome contains a region encoding:
- a CDS encoding ABC transporter ATP-binding protein has translation MALDALVRLQKVSKIFPGGIVGLEAVDLDIAPGEFLTLLGPSGCGKTTSLRVIAGFESPTSGNVLLEGRDITGLRPFDRPVNTVFQDYALFPHMDVAANVGFGLSLRKLSGADQARRVGEALDMVGLADKLGARVSELSGGQRQRVALARAIVCEPRVLLLDEPLSALDAHLREQMQVELKRLQSRLGTTFVMVTHDQTEALSISDRIVVMNKGRIEQIAPPATLYDRPATRFVASFIGTMNLLQSRFLGRDGERLRFAAGELPLEAVSNTGEMPAAGDTRTIGVRPEDLLAATVAADGTAPARVSGVVFHGRTLRLHAELGQGTSIVIDAPRRADGFQFSVGDVAHISLRRGANCPVLSS, from the coding sequence ATGGCGCTTGATGCGCTCGTTCGACTGCAGAAAGTCTCGAAGATTTTTCCAGGCGGCATTGTCGGTCTCGAAGCCGTCGATCTCGACATTGCGCCGGGCGAGTTCCTGACCCTGCTCGGTCCCTCCGGCTGCGGCAAGACGACGAGCCTGCGCGTCATCGCCGGCTTCGAGAGCCCGACAAGCGGCAATGTGCTGCTGGAGGGCCGCGACATCACCGGCTTGAGGCCCTTCGACCGCCCGGTGAACACCGTCTTCCAGGACTATGCGCTGTTCCCGCATATGGACGTCGCCGCCAATGTCGGCTTCGGCCTCTCGCTGCGCAAATTGTCCGGCGCCGATCAGGCCAGGCGTGTCGGCGAGGCGCTCGACATGGTCGGCCTCGCCGACAAGCTCGGCGCCCGCGTCTCCGAGCTCTCCGGCGGCCAGCGCCAGCGCGTCGCGCTCGCGCGCGCCATCGTCTGCGAGCCGCGCGTGCTTCTGCTCGACGAGCCGCTGTCGGCGCTCGATGCGCATCTGCGCGAGCAGATGCAGGTCGAGCTGAAGCGGCTGCAATCGCGGCTCGGCACCACCTTCGTGATGGTCACCCATGACCAGACCGAGGCGCTGTCGATCTCCGACCGCATCGTCGTCATGAACAAGGGCCGCATCGAGCAGATCGCGCCGCCGGCAACGCTGTACGACCGGCCGGCGACGCGCTTCGTCGCCTCCTTCATCGGCACGATGAACCTCTTGCAGTCGCGCTTTCTCGGACGCGACGGCGAGCGGCTGCGCTTCGCCGCCGGCGAGCTGCCGCTGGAGGCGGTCTCCAACACCGGAGAGATGCCGGCCGCCGGCGACACGCGCACGATCGGCGTGCGGCCGGAGGATCTGCTGGCAGCCACCGTGGCCGCCGACGGCACCGCGCCGGCCAGGGTGAGCGGCGTCGTCTTTCACGGCCGCACGCTGCGCCTCCATGCTGAGCTCGGGCAGGGGACTTCGATCGTCATCGACGCGCCGCGCCGCGCCGACGGTTTTCAATTCAGCGTCGGCGACGTGGCCCATATCAGCCTGCGGCGTGGCGCCAACTGCCCTGTGCTTTCGAGCTGA
- a CDS encoding cupin domain-containing protein codes for MDVFDEAAEKPKDDADVRVGRRVRALRLERKLSLAELAAKAGISIGALSQIERGMSSLRVKVIWPLAAALDIEPSALIADGNDAVNDLYCVRADKRRQIPVKSEGIAKALLSPPAAALTGMLVTVEAGGGTAEAYAHAGHEFGFVLTGEVELVVDATTYLLKAGDSFAFKSTLLHAFRNPCAERCQILWVNTTKPSEVRDGA; via the coding sequence ATGGACGTTTTTGACGAAGCCGCGGAGAAACCGAAGGACGATGCCGACGTCCGCGTCGGCCGGCGCGTGCGGGCGCTGAGGTTGGAGCGCAAGCTGTCGCTGGCCGAGCTTGCCGCCAAGGCCGGCATTTCCATCGGCGCGCTCAGCCAGATCGAGCGCGGCATGTCCTCGCTCCGCGTCAAGGTGATCTGGCCGCTCGCCGCCGCCCTCGACATCGAGCCCTCGGCGCTGATCGCCGACGGCAATGATGCCGTCAACGACCTCTATTGCGTGCGCGCCGACAAGCGGCGACAGATTCCGGTGAAATCCGAGGGTATCGCCAAGGCGCTGCTGTCGCCGCCGGCTGCCGCGCTCACCGGCATGCTGGTGACGGTCGAGGCCGGCGGCGGCACGGCGGAAGCCTACGCCCATGCCGGCCACGAGTTCGGCTTCGTGCTGACGGGCGAGGTCGAACTGGTGGTGGATGCCACGACCTATCTGCTGAAGGCAGGCGACAGCTTCGCTTTCAAGAGCACGCTGCTGCATGCCTTCCGCAACCCCTGCGCCGAACGCTGCCAAATCCTTTGGGTCAACACCACCAAGCCCTCCGAGGTGCGCGATGGCGCTTGA
- a CDS encoding ABC transporter substrate-binding protein, translated as MTFHLKSITGLKARAGLAALALALSSTVAVAADKLQYFTWSGYELPDFNKSFLAAHPDGVEATIFGDDDDAFTKVKAGFRPDIAHPCYDKVARWNKEGLLQPIDTKRIKNWDSIFPVFKNLPDLQAGDGKVWMVPWDWGNTSILYRTDLVKDPEASWNLLWDKQYAGRMATIDAVHDTPIVAALLAGVNPFDMTPEQMEKVAAKLREQRPLLSSYTTDMTSVEQALASGQLVAAMTWNASATSLKKQGVPVEFMKPKEGMLTWACGFVMLKDAKNVDLAYDFINSRLDADSGKYLIQSYGYGSSLATAFAGVSKDELEKLQLPADPDVMLKSTIFTGPMKQNDDVAKMFEKVKAGG; from the coding sequence ATGACATTCCACCTGAAATCGATCACTGGACTGAAGGCCCGCGCCGGCCTTGCCGCCTTGGCCTTGGCGCTGTCGTCGACGGTCGCTGTTGCCGCCGACAAGCTGCAATACTTCACCTGGTCGGGCTACGAGTTGCCGGACTTCAACAAGAGCTTCCTCGCCGCGCATCCGGACGGCGTCGAGGCGACGATCTTCGGCGACGATGACGACGCCTTCACCAAGGTCAAGGCCGGCTTCCGGCCCGACATCGCGCATCCCTGCTACGACAAGGTGGCGCGCTGGAACAAGGAAGGCCTGCTGCAGCCGATCGACACCAAGCGCATCAAGAACTGGGATTCGATCTTCCCGGTGTTCAAGAACCTGCCCGACCTGCAGGCCGGCGACGGCAAGGTGTGGATGGTGCCGTGGGACTGGGGCAACACCTCGATCCTCTACCGCACCGACCTGGTCAAGGACCCCGAGGCGAGTTGGAACCTTCTGTGGGACAAGCAATATGCCGGCCGCATGGCGACCATCGACGCCGTGCATGACACGCCGATCGTCGCCGCGCTGCTGGCGGGCGTGAACCCGTTCGACATGACGCCGGAGCAGATGGAGAAGGTCGCCGCGAAACTGCGCGAGCAGCGGCCGCTGCTGTCGAGCTACACCACCGACATGACCTCGGTCGAGCAGGCCTTGGCCAGTGGCCAGCTGGTCGCCGCAATGACCTGGAACGCGTCGGCCACCTCGCTCAAGAAACAGGGCGTGCCGGTCGAATTCATGAAGCCGAAGGAAGGCATGCTGACCTGGGCCTGCGGCTTCGTTATGCTGAAGGACGCCAAGAACGTCGACCTCGCCTATGACTTCATCAACAGCCGGCTCGATGCCGACTCCGGCAAATACCTGATCCAGTCGTATGGCTATGGCAGCTCGCTCGCGACCGCCTTCGCCGGCGTGTCGAAGGACGAGCTGGAAAAGCTGCAATTGCCGGCCGATCCGGACGTGATGCTGAAGAGCACCATCTTCACCGGCCCGATGAAGCAGAATGACGATGTGGCGAAGATGTTCGAGAAGGTGAAGGCCGGCGGGTGA
- a CDS encoding ABC transporter permease, whose amino-acid sequence MSSARKGANAGGRWLGLYVLAYLVFLYLPILLIPLFSFNDSIQAAFPLQGFTLGWYETLYGNPALSGALANSLIIGVIAASGATLCGITVSYMDLYGRSPLAATISAVARLPILIPGVIVGISLLILVNLIGLGPSRIAIVLGHILVALPTTVVVMRSRFAAIPKTIREAALDLGASDWTTFRRVMLPLSAPAVLSAFMLAFLTSFDEFIVVFFLAGTEPTLPLYIWSQLRFPRSLPTVMALGTVILTVSFIIAALAELLRHRGLGAARRNPA is encoded by the coding sequence ATGAGCAGCGCGCGCAAAGGGGCAAATGCAGGCGGCCGCTGGCTCGGCCTCTATGTGCTTGCCTATCTCGTCTTCCTCTATCTGCCGATCCTTTTGATCCCGCTGTTTTCCTTCAACGATTCCATCCAGGCGGCATTTCCGCTGCAGGGTTTCACGCTCGGCTGGTATGAGACGCTCTACGGCAATCCGGCGCTCTCCGGCGCCTTGGCGAACAGCCTGATCATCGGCGTCATCGCCGCATCGGGCGCAACGCTCTGCGGCATCACCGTCTCCTACATGGACCTCTACGGCCGCTCGCCGCTTGCCGCCACCATCAGCGCCGTAGCCCGGCTGCCGATCCTGATCCCCGGCGTCATCGTCGGCATTTCGCTCTTGATCCTGGTCAACCTCATCGGGCTGGGGCCGTCGCGCATCGCCATCGTGCTCGGCCATATCCTGGTGGCGCTGCCGACGACGGTGGTGGTGATGCGCAGCCGCTTCGCCGCCATCCCGAAGACCATCCGCGAGGCGGCGCTCGATCTTGGCGCCTCCGACTGGACGACATTCAGGCGCGTCATGCTGCCGCTGAGTGCGCCGGCCGTGCTGTCGGCCTTCATGCTCGCTTTCCTCACCTCCTTCGACGAGTTCATCGTCGTCTTCTTCCTCGCCGGCACCGAGCCGACGCTGCCGCTCTACATCTGGAGCCAGCTGCGCTTCCCGCGCTCGCTGCCGACCGTGATGGCGCTGGGCACGGTGATCCTCACCGTGTCCTTCATCATCGCCGCGCTCGCCGAGCTCCTGCGCCACCGCGGCCTCGGCGCGGCGCGTCGCAATCCAGCCTGA
- a CDS encoding ABC transporter permease has protein sequence MSTIVAARPSPETRISPVFRFAMLVPGGLVTFFLILFALGLVLLLAFRSNDGSLLGAGLTAENFVTVATDPLYWTVTLRSLVIAGLVTLATVVTAYPVAYYLAFHAGRRRNLLLFLVTLPFWTSYLLRVFAWKIVLAYNGVLNSAFIESGLWSEPTLAFLNTPAAVVVTLAHAYAPFAILPIYVALDTIPKSLLEAASDLGARPFTSFRRVVLPNSMPGVLAAALVVFVPTVGDYVTPAMVGGPASTMIGTLIQSQFGKANDWPFGAALSVCVMLVILCVVLVVRGTDRRFGSRT, from the coding sequence ATGTCGACCATCGTTGCAGCGCGGCCATCGCCGGAAACCCGCATCTCGCCGGTCTTCCGCTTCGCCATGCTGGTGCCCGGCGGGCTGGTCACCTTCTTCCTGATCCTGTTCGCGCTCGGCCTGGTGCTCTTGCTCGCCTTCAGGAGCAATGACGGCTCCCTGCTCGGCGCCGGCCTGACGGCGGAGAATTTCGTCACCGTGGCCACCGATCCGCTCTACTGGACGGTGACGCTGCGCTCGCTGGTGATCGCCGGCCTTGTCACGCTTGCGACCGTTGTGACCGCCTATCCCGTCGCCTACTACCTCGCCTTCCATGCCGGGCGTCGGCGCAATCTGCTGCTCTTCCTGGTCACGCTGCCGTTCTGGACCAGCTATCTGCTCCGCGTCTTCGCCTGGAAGATCGTGCTTGCCTATAACGGCGTGCTGAATTCGGCCTTCATCGAAAGCGGCCTCTGGTCGGAACCGACGCTGGCCTTCCTCAACACGCCGGCAGCGGTCGTGGTGACGCTGGCGCACGCCTACGCGCCCTTCGCCATCCTGCCGATCTACGTGGCGCTGGACACCATCCCGAAATCGCTGCTCGAAGCCGCCTCCGATCTCGGCGCGCGACCCTTCACCAGCTTCCGCCGCGTCGTGCTGCCCAACTCGATGCCGGGCGTGCTGGCGGCGGCGCTGGTCGTCTTCGTGCCGACCGTCGGCGACTATGTCACGCCGGCCATGGTCGGCGGCCCGGCCAGCACCATGATCGGCACGCTCATCCAGTCGCAGTTCGGCAAGGCCAATGACTGGCCCTTCGGCGCCGCGCTCTCGGTCTGCGTCATGCTGGTCATCCTGTGCGTGGTGCTGGTCGTGCGCGGCACCGACCGCAGGTTTGGCAGCCGTACATGA
- a CDS encoding FAD-dependent oxidoreductase, whose amino-acid sequence MAPAFQPGLSGGGTLDAVIVGGGIMGLSTALHAARAGLSVQVLDAGAIGQGASGLNGGQVIPGLKYDPEWLIGHFGTERGGALVDFAASTADAVFDLIRDEQLAVPFTRNGWIQAAHTETALKAAANRDRQWRGRGADVKLLDRVEIAAMTGAKGYLGGWLDRRAGVIDPLSYTLELARIASAAGARIAEGQKVVKLSREAGIWRVSVQGGAELRAKSVVLATNAYTDGLLPGLARTIVPLHSFQIATAPLPAGLASTILPGGQAVSDSRRILVYYRKSADGRLVLGGRGRMALPSSAADWAHLERALTRLYPVLAGIAIDKRWFGRVAITPDHLPHLHEPEKGLLAVVGCQGRGVGLMSALGKRMANYLANGDVGELPFPLSPVRPIPFHAFRQIGVAATITWYRMLDAFEP is encoded by the coding sequence ATGGCCCCGGCGTTCCAGCCCGGGCTATCAGGCGGCGGCACGCTCGACGCGGTCATCGTCGGCGGCGGCATCATGGGCCTGTCGACCGCCTTGCATGCGGCCCGTGCCGGTCTTTCGGTGCAGGTGCTGGATGCTGGCGCGATCGGGCAGGGCGCTTCCGGCCTCAATGGCGGCCAGGTCATTCCCGGCCTCAAATATGATCCGGAATGGCTGATCGGGCATTTCGGTACGGAGCGCGGCGGGGCCCTGGTCGACTTCGCCGCCTCGACGGCCGATGCCGTGTTCGACCTCATCCGCGACGAGCAGCTCGCGGTGCCGTTCACGCGCAACGGCTGGATCCAGGCGGCGCACACCGAGACCGCGTTGAAGGCTGCCGCCAATCGCGACCGGCAATGGCGGGGGCGCGGCGCCGACGTCAAGCTGCTCGACCGGGTCGAGATCGCTGCCATGACCGGCGCCAAGGGCTATCTCGGCGGCTGGCTCGACCGTCGCGCCGGCGTCATCGATCCACTGTCCTACACGCTGGAGCTGGCGCGCATCGCCTCGGCGGCCGGTGCCAGGATCGCCGAGGGGCAGAAGGTGGTGAAGCTCAGCAGGGAAGCAGGCATCTGGCGGGTATCGGTGCAAGGCGGTGCCGAATTGCGCGCCAAGTCGGTCGTGCTTGCCACCAATGCCTATACGGATGGCCTGCTTCCCGGCCTCGCCCGGACCATCGTGCCGCTGCACTCTTTCCAGATCGCCACCGCGCCGCTGCCGGCCGGGCTTGCTTCCACGATCCTGCCCGGCGGCCAGGCCGTCTCGGACTCCCGTCGCATTCTCGTCTACTACCGCAAGAGCGCGGACGGCCGGCTGGTGCTCGGCGGCCGCGGGCGCATGGCGCTGCCGTCCAGCGCCGCGGACTGGGCGCATCTCGAGCGCGCGCTCACTCGCCTCTATCCGGTGCTTGCCGGCATCGCCATCGACAAGCGCTGGTTCGGCCGCGTGGCGATAACGCCGGACCATCTTCCGCACCTGCATGAGCCGGAAAAGGGCCTGCTTGCCGTCGTCGGCTGCCAGGGCAGGGGCGTCGGGCTGATGAGCGCGCTTGGCAAGCGCATGGCGAACTACCTGGCGAATGGCGATGTCGGGGAATTGCCATTCCCGTTGTCGCCGGTCCGACCGATCCCGTTCCACGCCTTCCGCCAGATCGGCGTCGCCGCCACGATCACCTGGTACCGGATGCTCGACGCATTCGAGCCCTGA
- a CDS encoding fumarylacetoacetate hydrolase family protein, which yields MTDPTRLPADGLFVGRARTSDASHPLVVTVRGGQVIDITSSAAPTVRDVCELKDPAGHVRSAKGKAIGALEDIAANSFEAGRDAKKPILLSPVDLQAVKASGVTFVVSLLERVIEEQARGSAEKADAIRADIAGLIGHDLSKLKPGSPEAMEIKAKLIQRGAWSQYLEVGIGPDAEIFTKCQPMASVGFGADVGLHPVSTWNNPEPEIAMIADSSGRIVGATLGNDVNLRDVEGRSALLLGKAKDNNASASLGPFIRLFDETFSIADVKRATVRLGVEGEDGFSLEGASSMAEISRSPEELVKAAMGPHHQYPDGLALYLGTMFVPSKDRGEKGKGFTHKVGDLVTISSEKLGALVNRVRLSPDCPHWTYGASHLMRDLARADLI from the coding sequence ATGACCGACCCGACCCGTCTCCCGGCCGATGGCCTTTTCGTCGGCCGCGCCAGAACCAGCGATGCCTCCCATCCGCTGGTGGTCACGGTGCGCGGCGGCCAGGTGATCGACATCACCTCGAGCGCGGCGCCCACGGTGCGCGACGTCTGCGAGCTGAAGGACCCGGCGGGCCACGTGCGCTCGGCCAAGGGCAAGGCGATCGGCGCGCTGGAAGACATCGCGGCGAACAGCTTCGAGGCCGGGCGCGATGCAAAGAAGCCGATCCTGCTTTCGCCCGTCGACCTGCAAGCGGTGAAGGCTTCAGGCGTCACCTTCGTCGTCAGCCTGCTCGAGCGCGTCATCGAGGAGCAGGCGCGCGGCTCGGCCGAGAAGGCCGACGCCATCCGCGCCGACATTGCCGGGCTGATCGGCCATGACCTCTCGAAGCTGAAGCCCGGCTCGCCCGAGGCGATGGAGATCAAGGCCAAGCTCATCCAGCGCGGGGCCTGGTCGCAATATCTGGAAGTGGGCATCGGCCCCGACGCCGAGATCTTCACCAAGTGCCAGCCCATGGCCTCCGTCGGCTTCGGCGCCGATGTCGGCCTGCATCCGGTCTCCACCTGGAACAATCCGGAGCCGGAGATCGCCATGATCGCCGACAGCTCGGGCCGCATCGTGGGCGCCACGCTCGGCAACGACGTCAACCTGCGCGACGTCGAGGGCCGGTCGGCGCTGCTGCTCGGCAAGGCCAAGGACAACAATGCTTCCGCATCGCTCGGCCCCTTCATCCGGCTCTTCGACGAGACCTTTTCTATCGCCGACGTGAAGCGCGCGACGGTGCGGCTCGGCGTCGAGGGCGAGGATGGATTTTCGCTGGAGGGCGCAAGCTCGATGGCCGAAATCAGCCGCTCGCCGGAAGAGCTGGTCAAGGCCGCGATGGGGCCGCATCACCAGTATCCGGACGGGCTGGCGCTCTATCTCGGCACCATGTTCGTGCCGTCGAAGGATCGCGGCGAGAAGGGCAAGGGCTTTACCCACAAGGTCGGCGATTTGGTCACCATCTCGTCCGAAAAACTCGGTGCCCTGGTCAATCGCGTGCGGCTGTCGCCGGACTGCCCGCACTGGACCTACGGCGCCAGCCATCTGATGCGCGATCTCGCCCGGGCCGATCTCATCTAG
- a CDS encoding substrate-binding domain-containing protein — translation MLSRLRLLVLGLIAALAIPAMAEAKTFYWISHGGPADPVWTYFLAGAKQWASDTGSKVNTSFHNGDVASQQEAVRAAISAKADGIVTTSPDPGSLVEIVKEARAANIPIINFNTPDPKANFNAYVGGDNVTFGKHWAQYLVDKGLVKKGDFVWMPVEVPGATYGVQEEEGIKSVFEPLGITYEVTEATLDQAEVINRMVDYLTAHKGKVKAIIGLGDLVTGSIKRVFDQVGVKPGEIPVVGWGNSLDTTQEVLNGYVNAAQWQDPQATSYVALSLAAMASAGIPPGFNVITGALYEKDTAGVYDKILSGK, via the coding sequence ATGCTTTCGAGGCTGAGACTGCTCGTGCTTGGCTTGATCGCAGCGCTCGCCATTCCGGCGATGGCTGAGGCCAAGACGTTCTACTGGATTTCGCATGGCGGCCCGGCCGATCCGGTCTGGACCTATTTCCTGGCCGGCGCCAAGCAATGGGCAAGCGACACCGGCAGCAAGGTAAACACCTCGTTCCACAATGGCGACGTCGCATCGCAGCAGGAGGCTGTGCGCGCCGCCATCTCGGCCAAGGCCGACGGCATCGTCACCACCAGCCCCGATCCGGGGAGCTTGGTTGAAATCGTCAAGGAGGCCCGCGCGGCCAACATCCCGATCATCAACTTCAACACGCCCGATCCGAAGGCGAACTTCAATGCCTATGTCGGCGGCGACAACGTCACCTTCGGCAAGCACTGGGCGCAGTACCTGGTCGACAAGGGCCTGGTGAAGAAGGGCGACTTCGTTTGGATGCCGGTCGAGGTGCCCGGCGCCACTTACGGCGTGCAGGAAGAGGAAGGCATCAAGAGCGTGTTCGAGCCGCTCGGCATCACCTATGAGGTGACCGAGGCGACGCTCGACCAGGCCGAGGTGATCAACCGCATGGTCGACTATCTCACCGCGCACAAGGGCAAGGTCAAGGCGATCATCGGCCTCGGCGACCTCGTCACCGGCTCGATCAAGCGCGTGTTCGACCAGGTCGGCGTCAAGCCGGGCGAAATCCCGGTCGTCGGTTGGGGCAACTCGCTCGACACCACCCAGGAAGTGCTGAACGGCTATGTCAACGCCGCGCAGTGGCAGGACCCGCAGGCCACAAGCTATGTGGCGCTGTCGCTTGCCGCGATGGCGTCGGCCGGCATTCCTCCGGGCTTCAACGTGATCACCGGCGCGCTCTACGAAAAGGACACCGCCGGCGTCTACGACAAGATCCTGTCCGGCAAGTAA
- a CDS encoding ABC transporter permease produces MENRSFIQSFIARPEFGPLVLLVVELVVFWAINPDFLSPQNISNILAFTVELGLIALAMTLLMTSGEFDLSVGSLFGFSPVLMWTLFNGDVTSLEMGFVIALMVAALIGLVNGCFVTQLKIPSFLVTLGMLLVVRGTALFVTDGFPQRTWSAEGSWLADILVGDFYIGPFRVYASLFWFIGAAIVLGYVLTQSRTGNWIQAAGGNPNAARARGVNVSRVKVGLFILSAVMASLAGVISSLRTSAANPNSGTGYELEVIAMVVIGGTALTGGRGTIIGTVLGILILRVMRNGIVLIGVPGLAYNIFIGAIILGMMALHSWLERRHQAGT; encoded by the coding sequence ATGGAAAACCGTTCCTTCATCCAGAGTTTCATCGCGCGGCCGGAATTCGGCCCGCTGGTGCTGCTCGTCGTCGAACTCGTCGTCTTCTGGGCCATCAATCCGGATTTTCTATCGCCGCAGAACATCTCCAACATCCTCGCCTTCACCGTAGAGCTCGGCCTGATCGCGCTGGCGATGACCTTGCTGATGACATCGGGCGAATTCGACCTTTCGGTCGGCTCGCTGTTCGGTTTCTCGCCGGTGCTGATGTGGACGCTTTTCAACGGCGACGTCACCTCGCTGGAGATGGGCTTCGTCATCGCGCTAATGGTCGCGGCCTTGATCGGGCTGGTCAACGGCTGCTTCGTCACCCAACTCAAGATCCCATCCTTCCTGGTCACGCTCGGCATGCTGCTCGTCGTGCGCGGCACCGCGCTGTTCGTCACCGACGGCTTTCCGCAGCGCACCTGGAGCGCCGAAGGCAGCTGGCTTGCCGACATCCTGGTCGGCGACTTCTATATCGGCCCATTCCGCGTCTACGCCTCGCTGTTCTGGTTCATCGGCGCTGCGATCGTGCTCGGCTACGTGCTGACGCAAAGCCGCACCGGCAACTGGATCCAGGCGGCCGGCGGCAACCCCAATGCGGCGCGTGCGCGCGGCGTCAACGTCAGCCGCGTCAAGGTCGGCCTGTTCATCCTGTCGGCGGTGATGGCCTCGCTTGCCGGCGTGATCTCGTCGCTGCGCACCTCTGCGGCCAATCCCAACAGCGGCACCGGCTACGAGCTCGAGGTCATCGCCATGGTGGTGATCGGCGGCACGGCGCTGACCGGCGGACGCGGCACCATCATCGGCACCGTGCTCGGCATCCTGATCCTGCGCGTCATGCGCAACGGCATCGTGCTGATCGGCGTGCCGGGGCTCGCCTACAACATCTTCATCGGCGCGATCATCCTCGGCATGATGGCGCTGCACTCATGGCTCGAACGCCGGCACCAGGCAGGGACGTGA
- a CDS encoding ATP-binding cassette domain-containing protein, translating to MAEPLIRMTNIRKSYGRVQALVDANFHVNEREIVGLLGDNGAGKSTLIKVLSGAVPLASGDIFVRGKKVDFRSTSDAIAHGIETIYQDSALVTQLSIARNLFLGREPIKPPRFLNRMDQEAMNRVARDLLKQVGISKNIPPTTPIGSLSGGERQAVAIARAMHFDSDLIILDEPTNNLGVAETQGVLSFVRSARDSGHSCIFIAHNIHHVFQVVDRIVVMRRGKVVADDIDPKKTTVAEVERIITGMSDKEIRDAISDGPQPHG from the coding sequence ATGGCCGAACCGCTCATCCGCATGACGAACATCCGCAAGTCCTACGGACGCGTGCAGGCGCTTGTGGATGCCAACTTCCACGTCAACGAAAGAGAGATCGTCGGCCTGCTCGGCGACAACGGCGCCGGCAAGTCGACGCTGATCAAAGTGCTGTCGGGCGCGGTGCCGCTGGCCAGCGGCGACATCTTCGTGCGCGGCAAGAAGGTGGATTTCCGCAGCACAAGCGACGCCATAGCGCATGGCATCGAGACCATCTACCAGGACTCGGCACTGGTCACGCAGCTGTCGATCGCGCGCAACCTGTTTCTCGGCCGCGAGCCGATCAAGCCGCCGCGCTTTCTGAACCGCATGGACCAGGAGGCGATGAACAGGGTGGCGCGCGACCTGCTCAAGCAGGTGGGCATCTCGAAGAACATCCCGCCGACGACGCCGATCGGCTCGCTGTCGGGCGGCGAGCGGCAGGCGGTGGCGATCGCGCGCGCCATGCATTTCGACAGCGACCTGATCATCCTCGACGAGCCGACCAACAATCTCGGCGTCGCCGAGACGCAAGGGGTCTTGAGCTTCGTGCGCAGCGCGCGCGACTCAGGCCATTCCTGCATCTTCATCGCCCACAACATCCACCACGTCTTCCAGGTGGTCGACCGCATCGTGGTGATGCGCCGCGGCAAGGTGGTGGCCGACGACATCGATCCGAAAAAGACCACCGTCGCCGAGGTCGAGCGGATCATCACCGGCATGTCGGACAAGGAGATCCGCGATGCGATTTCCGACGGCCCGCAGCCGCATGGCTGA
- a CDS encoding LacI family DNA-binding transcriptional regulator codes for MKATVADIARSCGLSTATVDRVLNNRPGASAANRQRVMEAAKQLGYLPTLDQVVLPSKPAHLEFFLPIGSNAFMADLAHHIEDYAQRLPLVASCRIHNLAGISPGALQGAVENLSLKANGVGVIAVDHPRTRNILRELVEAGIRLVTLVSDVPAAPRSAYVGIDNRVAGRTAALLMGRFLGGRTGHLAMVVGSRSYRGHEEREMGFRSVLSEEFPSLTVSSAVEINDEPDASYSATMKALHNEPELLGIYCVGAGRSGVARALLEARPRRKPVFICHDLTKETRRYLVDDLADVVIDQNARLIAEQAVIRLLGSIASSAPYLTKKFIEPRLIFKENVPVQ; via the coding sequence ATGAAAGCCACCGTAGCCGACATCGCCAGGAGCTGCGGCCTGTCGACCGCGACCGTCGACCGGGTGCTGAACAATCGGCCGGGGGCGAGCGCGGCCAACCGGCAGCGGGTGATGGAAGCGGCGAAGCAGCTCGGCTACCTGCCGACCCTCGACCAGGTCGTGCTGCCGTCGAAGCCGGCGCATCTGGAGTTTTTCCTGCCGATCGGCAGCAACGCCTTCATGGCCGATCTCGCCCATCACATCGAGGACTATGCCCAGCGCCTGCCGCTGGTCGCCTCCTGCCGCATCCACAACCTTGCCGGCATCTCACCCGGCGCGCTGCAGGGCGCGGTCGAAAACCTGTCGTTGAAAGCCAATGGGGTGGGCGTCATCGCCGTCGACCACCCGCGCACGCGCAACATCCTGCGCGAGCTGGTCGAGGCCGGCATCCGGCTGGTGACGCTGGTCTCCGACGTGCCGGCAGCACCCCGCTCGGCCTATGTCGGCATCGACAACCGGGTCGCCGGACGCACCGCCGCGCTGCTGATGGGCCGCTTCCTCGGCGGCCGGACCGGGCATCTGGCGATGGTCGTCGGCTCGCGCTCCTATCGCGGCCATGAGGAGCGCGAGATGGGTTTCCGCTCGGTGCTGAGCGAGGAGTTTCCCAGCCTCACCGTCTCCAGCGCCGTCGAGATCAACGACGAGCCCGACGCCAGCTACAGCGCGACGATGAAGGCGCTGCACAACGAGCCTGAGCTGCTCGGCATCTATTGCGTCGGCGCGGGACGCTCGGGCGTGGCGAGGGCCTTGCTGGAAGCCAGGCCGCGCCGGAAGCCGGTGTTCATCTGCCATGACCTGACCAAGGAGACGCGCCGCTATCTCGTCGACGATCTCGCCGACGTCGTCATCGACCAGAATGCGCGGCTGATTGCCGAACAAGCGGTGATCCGCCTGCTCGGCTCGATCGCGTCATCGGCGCCGTACCTGACGAAGAAATTTATCGAGCCGCGGCTGATCTTCAAGGAAAACGTGCCGGTTCAATGA